The nucleotide window CCGGGCCAGCCGGATCGCGGCGGCGATGTCACCCGGCTGCGCGGGCGGCAGCATCGCCCGGACGGCCGCGATGACGTGGCGGTACACCGAGTCCTCGGCGTCGAGCGCCTTGGCAAGCAGGTCGAGCCCGACCCGGTTCTCCCGCAGCAGCCGCCACCCGCCGTCGTCGGCGGCGGCGGCGAGGTCGAGCACGGCCGGCAGGTAGTCCGGCAGCTCGCCGTCGACCACGCGCAGGCCGGCCGCCTTGTACGCACCGGCGAACAGCACCAGGGCCTCGCCCCGCCGGCGGGTGTCGCCCGCGGTGTAGTAGGTCAGGTGCAGGCAGCACCGGCGGCGGAAGTCGAACAGCTCGACGTACGCGGTGACGAGCCTGCCCGGATCGGTGTGCCCGCGATGCTCGGCGACCAGCCGCAGCGGGTGTGCCACCGCGGCCGGCAGGCCGCCGAGCGCGGCCTCCAGCGTCGGCAGTGCCGCCAGCACGTCCCAGTCCGGGTAGCGCAGCAGCAGCGAAGCGGCGCGGGCGGCGACGGCCCGCCACGCCGGCTCGGCGGTCACGGCGCGCCCTCGTCTTTCCTCGGCGGGAACAGCCCCTCGGGGTGGCCCTTGCCGTCCCAGTTGAGCAGGTTGACCCGGGCCTGTTTGTCCTCCGGCGCGGCGACCGAGTCGGCGGTCTGCCGGTCGCGCAGCATGTGGAAGTTCTCCACCGATATCGGCGCCGGGGTGCCGGAAGCCTCACCGAACGGCCCCGACCCACCCATCCCCGGGCCGCCCTCGAAGTCGAGACTGCACTCGGTGCCCAGCGCCTCCAGGTGGTGGGCGTCCTCGGCGTGCGCGGCCGGAATGACGTAACGCTCCTCGTACTTGGCGATCGCCAGCAGGCGGTACATGTCGTCCATCTGCTGCCCCGTCATCCCCACGGTGGAGGCGAGCGACTCGTCGCGCTCCTCGCCGAGGTTGATCCGCCGCTGGTAGGCGCGCATCGCGGCGAGGCGTTGCAGTACCCCGGTCACCGGGCCGGGGTCGCCGGCGGTGAACAGCCCGGCGAGGTAGTCGACGGGTATGCGCAGCGCATCGACGGCGCCGAACAGGTTGTTCAGGTCCTCGCCGTCGTGACCGGTGTCGCGCAGGATGTCCACGACCGGTGACAGCGGCGGGATGTACCAGACCATCGGCATGGTCCGGTACTCCGGGTGCAGCGGCAGCGCCACCTCGTACTTCATGATCAGATCCCAGATGGGTGACCGCTGCGCCGCGGTGATCCAGTCGTCCGGGATGTCCGCCGCGCGGGCCGCGGCGACCACCTCGGGGTCGTGGGGGTCGAGGAACACCGAGCGCTGGGCGTCGTACAGGTCGTGTTCGTCCTTCACGGCCGCGGCCGCGCCGACCCGGTCGGCGTCGTAGAGCATCAGGCCGAGGTAGCGCAGCCGGCCGACGCACGTCTCGGAGCAGATGGTCGGCTGCCCGATCTCGATGCGGGGGAAGCAGAACGTGCACTTCTCGGCCTTGCCGGTGCGGTGGTTGAAATAGATCTTCTTGTACGGGCAGCCGGTGACGCACATCCGCCAGCCCCGGCACCGGTCCTGGTCGACCAGCACGATGCCGTCCTCGGCGCGCTTGTAGATCGCCCCCGACGGGCACGACGCGGCGCAGGACGGGTTGAGGCAGTGCTCGCAGATGCGGGGCAGGAAGAACAGGAACGCCTTCTCGTACTCCTGGCGTACCTGATCGGAGAGCTGCCGGAGCACCGGGTCGCCGGCGGCGATCTCGTTGCCGCCGGCGAGCGAGTCGTCCCAGTTGGCCGACCAGGTGACCTTGGTGTCCTCGCCGGTGAGCAGCGACTTCGGCCGGGCCACGGGCGTGTCGGTGCCCCCGGCCGGCGCGGTGAGCAGGTGCTCGTAGTCGTAGGTCCAGGGCTCGTAGTAGTCCTGCATGGCCGGCAGTTTCGGGTTGGCGAAGATGCTGAGCAGCTTCTTGATCCGGCCGCCCGCGCGGGGCTTGAGCCGCCCGCTGCGGGTC belongs to Amorphoplanes digitatis and includes:
- the narJ gene encoding nitrate reductase molybdenum cofactor assembly chaperone yields the protein MTAEPAWRAVAARAASLLLRYPDWDVLAALPTLEAALGGLPAAVAHPLRLVAEHRGHTDPGRLVTAYVELFDFRRRCCLHLTYYTAGDTRRRGEALVLFAGAYKAAGLRVVDGELPDYLPAVLDLAAAADDGGWRLLRENRVGLDLLAKALDAEDSVYRHVIAAVRAMLPPAQPGDIAAAIRLARTGPPVEQVGLEPFGPVDTTGGRR
- the narH gene encoding nitrate reductase subunit beta, which produces MRVMAQMSMVMNLDKCIGCHTCSVTCKQAWTNRSGVEYVWFNNVESRPGQGYPRTYEDQDRWQGGWTRTRSGRLKPRAGGRIKKLLSIFANPKLPAMQDYYEPWTYDYEHLLTAPAGGTDTPVARPKSLLTGEDTKVTWSANWDDSLAGGNEIAAGDPVLRQLSDQVRQEYEKAFLFFLPRICEHCLNPSCAASCPSGAIYKRAEDGIVLVDQDRCRGWRMCVTGCPYKKIYFNHRTGKAEKCTFCFPRIEIGQPTICSETCVGRLRYLGLMLYDADRVGAAAAVKDEHDLYDAQRSVFLDPHDPEVVAAARAADIPDDWITAAQRSPIWDLIMKYEVALPLHPEYRTMPMVWYIPPLSPVVDILRDTGHDGEDLNNLFGAVDALRIPVDYLAGLFTAGDPGPVTGVLQRLAAMRAYQRRINLGEERDESLASTVGMTGQQMDDMYRLLAIAKYEERYVIPAAHAEDAHHLEALGTECSLDFEGGPGMGGSGPFGEASGTPAPISVENFHMLRDRQTADSVAAPEDKQARVNLLNWDGKGHPEGLFPPRKDEGAP